The stretch of DNA GCAGGCGGCTGCTGACGTTCATGTTCATCGGCGGCGGCTACGCGGGCATCGAGGCCATCGCGGAGCTGGAGAGCATGGCCCGCGAGGCGGTCAAGCACTACCGCTCGCTGCGCCCCGAGGACATGCGGTGGATCATGGTCGAGGCGATGGACCGGATCATGCCCGAGGTCAGCGCGCCGATGGGGGAGTACACCCGGCGCCGCCTGGAGGAGCGCGGCATCGAGGTGAAGCTGAACACCACCGCGAAAACGCTGGAAGGCGGGCACGTGGTGCTCTCCGACGGCGACGAGTTCGACGCGGACACCATCGCCTGGACCGCCGGGGTCAAACCGCATCCGATGCTGGAGGACTCCGACCTGCCCCGGGACAGCAAGGGCCGGGTCTCGTGCACCACGAAACTCCAGGTCAGCGGCACCCACGATGTCTTCGCAGCCGGTGACTGCGCCGCCGTGCCGGACTTGACCAGCGACGATCCGGACGCGCTGTGCGGCCCGTCGGCCCAGCACGCGGTGCGGCAGGCGAACACGCTCGCGGACAACGTCCTGGCGCTGCTGCGCGGGCACGAGCTGCGCGACTACCGGCACCGCTACGCAGGGTCCGTCGCCGGACTGGGCCTGTTCCAAGGTGCCGCCGAGGTGTACGGGATCAAGCTCAAGGGCCTGCCCGCGTGGCTGCTGCACCGCGTCTACCACCTGGCGAAGATCCCGACCGCCTCGCGCAAGCTCCGGATCCTCGGCGACTGGCTGATGGAGCTGCCGCTGCGGCGGCAGACCGTGGCGCTCGGCGAACTGCACGACCCGCGCGCCGAATTCGTCCGCGCCGCCAACACCCGCGGACTGCCCAGCGAACACGGGAGGGCGGGTTGAAGCGCCGATGAGCGCCGAACCGTACGTCCCCGCCCGCGCACGACTGCCCGGCCTGCGAAAAGCGGTGCAGTCGTGCGCGGGCTGCGCTCTGCACCGGGACGCCACGCAAGCCGTGTTCGGCAGCGGTTCGGAATCCGCGCGGCTGGTACTCGTCGGCGAACAACCCGGTGACCAGGAGGACCGCAAGGGACAACCATTCAGCGGCCCGGCTGGCGGCCTGCTCGACCGTGCCCTGGAACGCGCGGGAATCGACCGCGACGATGCCTACGTCACCAACGCCACCAAGCACTTCAAGTTCTCCCGGCAGCGCGGCAAGCGCCGCATCCACCAGAAACCCAACCGCAGCGAGGTGGCGGCCTGCTGGCCGTGGCTGGCCGCCGAACTCCGCGTCGTTGACCCGGACCTGGTGGTGTGCTTGGGCGCCACCGCCGCGCAAACCCTGCTCGGCACGACGTTCCGGCTCACCCGCTCCCGCGGCCGCCTCGTCGATCTGCCCGAGTCGGCACTCGCCGGCCACCGTCACGGCCCGGCCCGCGCGCTCGCCACCATCCACCCGTCGGCCGTGCTGCGCGCCGACGACTCCGAGACGGAACTGGAAGGGCTGGTCAACGACCTACGAGTGGCCGCGGAAGCACTCGCGCCGACCTCCGGGTGATCAAGTCGGCCCCCCGTGCTCGGGGCCTCGGCGGGCTGTTGTACGGTATGCAGGCACGCGGTGAACGGGACATCAAACCCCCGGGAAACCGCACCAACCGAACAAGGGGCTGTGGCGCAGCTGGTAGCGCACTTGACTGGCAGTCAAGGGGTCACGGGTTCGAATCCCGTCAGCTCCACCAAGGGTTCTGACCCTGATCTGACCAGCGGTTTTGTTTGGCCGCTGGTCTTTTTGTCTTTCTAGCTAACCCAAGGTGCCGTGCTCAGGTCCTCAGCGTGGGCGTGGGCGGGGGTGGCCTTGTGCAGGTCCGGGCCTGGTCGGTGCGGTTGATCCCGGTGCCCGGCTTATTGGTGCCGGCGTCGGCAGCCCGCAGCGGACCGCGGGCCGCGCGACTTGGGTCCAGCAGCCCTCGTATGAACGCCACCCCGGCCCTGCCACGACTCGAGCAGCGCTCGCAGGACGGGCGCCGAGTCTGCGTCGGACGGTTGGCAGCATGCCTCCGTCGACAGAGATGGCGACGCCGGTGAGGTAGGAGGCGAGGAAGGCGATCAGTTCTGCGGTTCCTCCGGCTGCCCGGGGCGGCCGAGCGGGGCGGCAAGGCGCCGGTGGAACTCCTTGCGGATGGTGTCCAGGTCGCGGCCGGTGGTTTCGGCTTCGTGCAGCAGGCTGGCTTCGACGGCGCCGGTCTCGATGACGCCGGGCATGACCGCGGTCACGCGCACGCCGTGCGGGCCGCAGGCGTGGGCGAGGCTCTTGCTGTAGGAGTTCAGGGCGGCGTAGGGACGCCGCACGATCGCGGTCCTTCGGCGCAGACCGACTTGGCCGCCGAGACGGAAAAGGCGCCGCTCCACTGGAGTCGAACAAGACGTTGGGCGAGAAATTCTCCGGACGGCCGAGCCGTTGTCGAGAATCCCGACTTGGCTGCGGGCGTCGAGATCGATCCGCCCCGGTTGTTTCCAGGAATGCGGAAATGTTGCGGCGCGACGCGCAATTGTTCGGTGGTTCGACGGATTCCGCATTCACGCTGTTGGTGGTGTGCGGTCTGGTAGGGCGCGGGTAGCTTGACGAGTTGTACCGGGGGTCGAAATTTGGGGGTGCGGTGCTTCATCGGAACGCGAGTGGGCGCGCAGTGATCGAAAGGTTCACCTCGATCGCCGCCAGGTTCTCGGACGCGGTCGCCGTACGGGATTCGGGTGGCGCGGAACTCACCTACAACGAGCTGTACGAGAACGCTCAGGACCTGGCCGACGAACTGCTTCGCGCGGACGTCGATCCAGCGGGGCTGATCGCGGTGGACATTCCTTCCGGCATCGATTCCACTATCGCGTTCGTCGCGGTCTGGCTGCTCGGCGGGGCTTACCTTCCGCTGGCTCGTTCCGGTCCTTCCGCGCGGAACGAGCGGATCATCGCGGATGCCGCTCCGCAGGCCGTCCTGACCCTGGCCGGGGACGACTCGGCTGCACCGCTGCTGTGCGGGAAGTACGCGCTCGAGCTGCGACCGGGCTCCCGACGGCCGACGGCGGGTACGGCCTACGTCATCTACACCTCGGGGACCACGGGCGTGCCGAAAGGTGTCCCGGTTTCGCAGCGGAACCTGACCGCGTTGTTCGATGCGGTCGCGCCCTGGTTCGACGTCGGGTTGGCCGACCGGTGGCTGGTGTTCCACTCGCCCGCTTTCGACTTTTCGGTGTGGGAATTGTGGGGCGCGTTGAGCACCGGAGGAACCGCGGTGATCCCGGACGGCTGGACCGTCCGGGATCCGCACCGGTGCGCGGAACTGATCCGGCGCGAGGGGATATCCGTGCTGAGCCAGACACCGACGGCTTTCCGGGAGCTGTCGCCGGAACTGTGCGCGGGAAATCCCGGGAGCCTGCGAATCCGGTACGTGGTGTTCGGCGGGGAGCGGCTGCAAGCGGGCCTGCTCGCGAAGTTCCGGGAAATCTCGCCGGCAGTGCTGTACAACATGTACGGAATCACGGAGGTCACCGTGCACGCCACGATCCGCCGGATATCCCTGAACGACATCGAATGCAACGGGCAGAACATCGGCGAGCCGCTGCCAGGATTCGCCGCCCGCGTCGTCGATGAGCACGACCAGCCGGTAACGCCGGGCAACGCGGGAGAGCTGCTGCTGTCCGGGCCGCAGGTGGTGGCGGGCTACCTCGGCCGGCCGGAGCTCACCGCGGAGAAGTTCACCGCCGCGTCCGGACGGGTGTTCTACCGCAGCGGCGACCTTGTGCGGTGGGAAGACGACGGGCTGGTGTACGTGGGCCGCAACGACGACCAGGTGAAGATTCGCGGGCACCGCATCGAACTGGGTGAGGTCGAGCGCGCGCTGCAAACCGTCCCGGAGGTCTCCGCGGCGGTCTGCGTCGCGCTGCGCGGGGACGGCGGAACCCGGCTCGCGTGCGGATACCTCACCGCAGGCAGCACCGAACTGCCCCGCAGAAGGTGGCGGCAGGCCCTCGCGGACCGGCTGCCCGCCTACATGATCCCGGAAGCGTTCACCCGCCTGGAAACGATCCCGCGAACAGACAACGGAAAGATCGACCGCGCAGCACTCGAGCAGATGTTCCGGAGGGCGCCGTGCAAGCCGATGCCATGAAGTCCGATGCCGCGAAAATCGAACGATCGGTCGTGGAGTGGCTCCGCGCCGAACTGGATGATCCCGAAATCACCGCCTCCGACAATTTCCTGGACGTCGGTGCGCATTCGCTCACCTTCGCCAAGCTCAACAGGTTCCTGAGCGATTCCTTCGGGGTCGCCCTGGAAGCGCGGGAAACCTACGAGGCCCCGCTGCACGAGGCCGTCGCAAACCGACGTTCCGTCGATCGACCAGCGCACCGGTAGGAGATTGCCGTGACCGAGAACCTCGACATCGACCACTCGCTGTCCGCTGCGGACGAGGAGTTCTTCCAGCGGAACGGCTACATCGGCCCGATCACCGTCTACACCCCCGAAGAAATGGACGAGATGTGGCGGACGGTCCGCAGGCAGACGCTGGACCGATCGCACGCGGCCTACCCGGAAGACGCCAGTTCCGGCGGAACGAACATCGCGAACTACGACCGCCACCTGGACATCGACCTGCTCGCGCAGCACGTCTGCAACGCGCGCATCGTCGATCGCGTCGCCTCGGTGCTGGGGCCGGACATCCTCTGCTGGCGCACCGAGTTCTTCCCCAAGTACCCGGGCGACGAGGGAACCGACTGGCACCAGGCGGACACCTTCGCCAACGCGAGCGGAAAGCCGCAGATCCTCTGGCCCGGCGAGTCCGAGGACGACTTCGGGGCGGGCACGATCACGGTGTGGACCGCGTTCACCGAGTCGACCCGGGAGAACGGCTGCCTGCAGATCATCCCGGGTTCCCAGAACAAGATGAACTACGACGAGACGAAGCGCATGGACTACAGCGAGTCCCGCATCAATGCCGAGCAGAAGGACGGGATCGCGCGGGGGTTCTTCGGATACGATTACCGGCAGCTGCAGATCGATCCGGACTGGACGCCCAACGAATCCGACGCCTTCTCGCTGGTGATGGAGAAGGGCCAGTGCGTCATCTTCTGGTCGACGCTGATGCACGCTTCGCTGCCGAACACGAGCGAGGGCAAGAACTATCGCATGGGCTTCGCCTCCCGATATGTGCCGACCAAGGTCCGCGTCTATCCGGACACCGACTCGGTGCAGGAGTACGGCGGGAGCATTCCGCTGGAGAACTACGGGGCCGTCGTGGCGCGCGGCGAAGACCGCTACGGGCACAACCGGATCGCCACCCGGACGCTGCGCGGGACGCCGTTCCGGACTCGAACCGCTTCTTGACGCGGCCCGGCCCGGTGCTGCGAAGCGCCGCGCGACCGTTAGACCATACGGTACGATCGGTGAAATGAACGATCCCGTGGTTCATCAACTCGCCGTGTACCTGGACGACACCTACGCGACCGAGGTCAGCACCACCGTCATCGCCGGCGCGCTGCACGACGAGCAGCGCTGTCTCGCCGTCCGGGACAACATCGTGCATCCCCAGGGCGGCGGCCAGCCGGCGGACATCGCGACGCTGAACGGGGCAGCGGCCTCGGTCGTCCGGGTGCAGCACGACCAGCCGCTGGTCGCGCTCGTGCCCGAGCTGCCTGCCGGGGAGCTGCCCGCGGTGGGCGAGCGGGTTTCCGTCGCGGTGGACCGGGCCGCCCGGCTCGAGCACGCCGCCCTGCACACCGCGGGTCACCTGGTGGATGCGGCCGTGCGCGCGCGGGATTACCGGCACATCGTCAGCAATCACTTTCCCGGCCAGGCCCGCATCGAGTTCGAGGCGGGCACGGCATTGGAAGACGCCGAGGAGTTCGTCGCCACGGTGCAGGCCGATGTGCACGCCGTGATCGACAAGGACCTGCCGGTCGAGGCGTACTGGGCGGACGGGCGCCGCTACGTGCGGATCGGCGAGTTCTCGCTGGACGAGTGCGCCGGCACGCACGTTTCGCACCTGGACGAACTCGCCGATCTGGTGGTCCGCTCGGCCAAGGTGAAGAAGGGACGGCTCAAGGTTGGCTACTCCGCGCGCTACCGCGAAGGGGCGGACCGGCGGTAACGAAGCGTGGGCGGCCCGGCTCGGCCGTTCCGCATCGGCCGGGGATCTCGCGGTCGTCGGCGTCGCGGCGGTGTGGGGGTCGTCCTACGCCGTGATGCAGGCCGTCAACGCCACCGGCCTGTCCTTCCCCAACTTCCTCGCGCTGCGGTTCGCCGCGGCCGCGTTGCCGCTGCTGGTCTACGCGGTTCTCGCGCGGGTCCGTTTGAATCGGCGCGAACTGCGCCACGGGCTGCTCTACGGCGCGCTGCTGTTCACGATCCTGCTGCTGGAGACGTCCGGGGTGGCCTACACCAGCGCTGCCAACGCGGGGTTCCTGATCACCCTGTCGGTGATCCTGGTGCCGCTCTACAGCAGGGTGTTCGGCGGAGTGCGGCAGCGGCCCGCGATCTACGCGCTATCGGCCGTAGCGCTGCTCGGGTGCGCAGCGTTGACGCTGGGGAGCTCCGGGGCGCCGTTCGCGGTGCGGCCGGGCGATGGGCTGATCCTGGCGGCGGCTCTGGTGCGCGCTTACCAGATCTTCTCGTTCGGGCGGACCTCGAGCCATCGCGACTTCAACGTGCTGTCGGTGACGCTGGTCGAGGTCGTCGTGGTCGCCGCGCTGAGCCTTCTGGTGTCGCCGCTGTTCGGTCCGCTGCTGACCGAGCAGGTTTCCGCGATCACGCCGGGGGTGTGGGTGCTGATCGCGTACCTCGGCGTGCTGGGCACCGCGTTCGCGTTCGCGGCGCAGCTGTTCGCGGCTCGCCGGACCAGCGCCACGCGGGTCGCCATCATCATGTCCACCGAGCCGGTCTTCGCGGCGTTCTTCGCGATCGTCCTGCGCGGGGAGGGGCTGATGCTCATGCAGATCGTGGGCGGGGTGCTGATCGTCGTCGCGGCCGCGTTCGGGCGCCTGCTGGAGAACCGCGCGCAGGAGGCCGCGGCGTGACGCCGGCCGGTCGGCTTCCGGCTGTCGCGCTCATCCCACCTGCCTGCTGCGGCGCGGGCTACTTCCGCCGACTCCGCCGGGCGCTGGGGGCCGGGGTGGAGATCTGCGGAGTCGAGTTGCCCGGCCGCGGACGCCGGTACCGGGAACCCGCGCTGACCTCGGCTGAACGGGCTCTCCGGGACGTGCAAGCGCAGGTTCCGCACTCGGTGGGGGTGGTTTACGGCGAGAGCCTGGGCGCCTACATCGGCCTGGCGCTGCTCGCCGAGCGCGGCGTGGGGACCTGCCTGATCGCCGCGTCCAATCCGGCTCCGCGCACTCGCGACGACATCGATCTCGCGGGCATCGATTCGCTCGACGGCGCCGCCGCGATCCTGTCCCGGCTCGGCGGCGGTCCGCCTGCGGAGCTGGGGCAGGACCCCGCCGTCGCCGCGCAGGCGCACGCGCTGATCCGGAGTGATCTGCTGCTTTCGCAGGGATTCATCGAGCTGACCCGGCGGCTGGTGGTGGACGGGGACGTTCGCGTGCTCGCCGCTTCCGAGGACGGCGGGATGCAGCAGCCGGAGGCCTGGCAGCGGCACACCCGGGGTTCGTGCAGCACGGTTCGGCTGACGGGACCGCATCTGCTCTCCGGCGCGAATCCACGCGGTGTCGCCGATGCCGTCCTCGCAGTGCTGCGGGAACGGTGACGGTCATTGCCGCGCGGCGCTGTCCACGTGCAACGGCGAGGCGATCACGACGGTGATGTCGGCCGGGTCCGCACCGGTCGAGTACGTGTGCGGCTGATCGCCGGGGAAGGACAGGCAATCACCGGGAGCGAGATCCGCGAGATCGGCGTTCGCGCCCGCGCGGAGCTCACCCGAGGCCACGATGAGGCTTTCGATCGTTCCGGGCGCGTGCGGCGCACCCGTCGTTTCGTGTTCGGCCGGGATCCGGAGCCGCCAGATCTCGACCGAGTAGCTGCCGTGCAGGCGCCGCAGCAGTTCGCGCGTGGGGCCGTCCGGATCGCCGGGCGTGCCGGGCACTTTCACGGACGTTTCGGTGCTTTGGAAGCTCACGAGGTCGGCCAGCGGCAGCGCCAGCGCCACCGCCAGCGCGTCCAAGGTGCCGATCGTGGGGTTGCCGCTGCCGGCTTCGATGCTGGAAAGCGCCGCTTTGCTGATGCCTGCGCGACGGGCCAGCTCGGCACTGGTGAGGCCGCGGGCGCTGCGGATGCGCTTGACGTGCGCGCCGATCGCGCGGCCCGTCGAGCGCGACACCGGATCGCCTTGGGCCTGCGTCACAATCCCTCCCGCGCACCGTGCTCGCAATGCAGTTCGACGCGCGGAGCGTAGCAACCGGTCCCGGCGCACACCGGAAACCGCCGCGTCGACGGGTTCATGGCCTGCGGCGGGGATGCGTGCAGCAGCACCAGCCCGATCGCGTCGTGCCCGGCTGCGCCGACCGCGGTGGGAGCAATGTGCCGTGCAGCGACCAGTTCTCGCCGTCCCGGCTCCAGTGCAGGTAGTCGCGCTGCCACGGCCGCCGCGCGACCAGCCGCCGTTCGTGCAGCTCGTGCTGGGTTTCCCACGCTCTTCCGATGCCGTGCAGCGCGCGCTGGAGCAACATCATCGAGCCCTCCCTGTGTTCTTTAAAACGAACACACAGGAAGATATAACAGCCGATGTGCCGATGAAAGTCGCCCGGTCGCAGGCAACCACGTTCTTTCCGCGGCTCACGCGCACGCGCCGGCTCGGCGGCGGGGATCAGCGGGAGGCGGCCTGCTCGACCAGCTCGGCGGCGTATCCGGCCACCGTCTCCGGGCGGCTGCGCGGCAGCCAGTGCCCGCCGGGAACCCGGTGAACGCGCAGGTCCGGCACCCACTCCGCGATGCCGGTCTGCACCGGCGGGTGCACGAACCGGTCCGCGCTCGGCGCGATCACCTGCACCGGGACGTCGGTGCGCCGCGGCTCGGGACGGGCGAAGCGGCGGAGCATGTTCGCCCGGTACAGAGCCAAGCCGTGGATCGCGTCCGGCAGCTCGGGCGCGCTCGCCGACCGGTCGAGCGCGCGGACGAGGCGTTGGGTGAGGCCGCTGCGCCAAGCCAGCTCCGGCAGCTTGGGAATCTGGAAGAAGCCGATGTAGCCGGAGGAAGCCAGCTGCGCCACCAGCTCGCGCAGCGCGGGCAGCCCGGCCCGCACGCGGGACCGCATCCACCGCGCGGCGTGGTCCAGGCACGGGCCGGAGATCGAGGTGTACGAGGCGACCCGTCCGCGCAGGTCGTCACCGGTGATCGCGTGCCAGGTCTGGATCGAGCCCCAGTCGTGCGCGAGCAGGTGCACCGGATGGTCCGGGCTGACGGCGTCCAGCACCGCCGTCAGGTCCTCCGCGAGCCGGTCGAGCAGGTAGGCGCTGTCCCGATGCGGCTTGTCCGACTCGCCCGCGCCGCGCACGTCGTAGGTGACGACGTGGAACCGGTCTTGCAGCGACTGCACGACGCCGTCCCACAGCGAGCGGTTGTCCGGATAGCCGTGCACGCACACCAGCGTCGGCGCGGTTCGCGGGCCGGATTCGACGACGGCCAGCGACGTACCGTCCCGGGAAACGACCCGCCGAACCATCGCAAAACCTCCTGTTACCGGAAGTAACGGCTACTGGAGGTGGAACTATGCAGCGTCCGGCGCAGCGCTGTCAACGCGCTGCCGCGATCGTGCGGGGCGACGGCTGTGCCCCGCCGCAGCAGTGCGGCCGGCTCAGCCGAGCAGCGGCCGCACCTTCTGGCCGAAGTCGTGCACGCCCTTCTCGAACTCGTCGAAGGTGAACATCACCCCGCGCACGCCCGGCATCGAGGTCACCTTGTCGAGCTGGCGGGCGATCGTCTCGTGCGAGCCGACCAGGGTGCCCATGTTGAGGTTGATCGCGCCTTCCGGCAGGTTGATCGTCTTCGCCGTGCCGCCCTCCGGCGCGGAGGCGTCCTTGGCGCCCTCGTCGGCCATGTAGCCGAGAGCTTCCAGGTCCGCGCCGGCGTGGTAGGAGCGCCACTTCGCCCAGGCTTCTTCGTCGGTCTCGGCCATGATGAGCATGAACAGCGGCAGCGAACCCACGTCCCGGCCGGTCCGCTCGGCCGCGGCCGCGAGCCGCTGCACCGGTTCCGCGTAGTTCTCCGGGGCGTTGACGCCCGGGGTGAGCACGAAGTTGTAGTCGCCGACCTCCGCGGTCATCCGCATCCCGCGATCCGACTGGCCCGCGCAGACCACGTCCACGTGCCCGGACGGGCGCGGTTCCAGGCGGCAGTCGCTCATGCCGAAGAACTCACCGTCCAAGTTGGACACTCCGGTGGTCCAGAGTTCGCGCAGCACCCGGACGTATTCGGTCGAGTAGTCGTAGCGCCGCTCGAAGTACTCGTCGCCCGGCCACAGGCCCATCTGGTCGTACTCGTTCTTGGCCCAGCCGGAGACGATGTTGACCCCGAAGCGGCCGGGCGCGATCGAGTCGATCGTCGTGGCCATCCGCGCCACCATCGCGGGCGGCAGCGTGAGCACCGCCGTCGAGGCGTAGAGCCGGATCCGCTCGGTCACCGCGGCCAGCCCGGCCATCATCGTGAACGATTCCAGGTTGTGGTCCCAGAACTCCGTCCTGCCGCCGAAACCGCGCAGCTTGATCATGGACAGCGCGAACGCGAACCCCTGTCGCTCCGCCTCCAGCGCCACGTTCTTGTTCAGCTCGAACGACGGCATGTACTGCGGTGCGTTCTCCGAGATCAGCCAGCCGTTGTTCCCGATCGGCAGGAAAACGCCGAAATCCATGGGTGTTCCTCACGTCAGATGCATTCGCGCGGAACATACGGCGACCTACCGGCGGCCGGTGCCGCCAAGTAGCGGATCATGACGTCGTGACGCCACAGCGCCGCATCAAGCCCTGCGCGTCGAACGGCGCGTGCGCCTTGATGTCGTTGTCGAAGTAGACGTGCACGTCGCGGCCGGAATCCTTGCGCGGCGCGGGATCGGCGGCGGTGTGCGGAGTCGCCGGGCTCTTCCCCGCGTGCCAGGCGCGCACCAGATCCGCCCACTCGTCCAGCGCCTCGGCGGTGTAGCCGCTGGCGTAGAGCTCCTCGGCGCCGTGCAGCCGCACGTAGCAGAAGTCGCTGGTCACGTCGTCCATGCGCGGCCACGTTCCGGCGGTGTCGGCGGTGACCAGCGCGATGTCGTGCGCGCGCAGCAGATCGACGCACTCCGCGGTGGCGAAGCTGGGGTGGCGGGCCTCCAGCGCGTGGCGCAGCGGGCGGTCGGCGTCGGTCTCGGTCAGCGCGCGGCCGCGGAGTCGTTCGTCGTGTCCGCCCGCGAGTTCCGCGGCAGCGGCCGTGCTGCGCGGGAGCAGGTCGAAGAATTCCGCCAGTCGTTCCGGATCGAACCGCGTCGTGGCGGGCAGCTGCCACAGCAGCGGGCCGAGTTTTCCGCCGAGTGCCAGAACACCGGAAGCGAAGAAGTTCGCCAGCGGCACCTCGACGTCGCGCAGCCGCTTCATGTGCGTGATGAACCGGCTGCCCTTGACCGCGAACACGAAGTCGTCCGGGGCCTGCTCGGCCCACCAGCGGTAGCGCTCCGGTCGTTGCAGCGAGTAGAAGGAGCCGTTGATCTCGGCGGAGCCGAGCTGCCCGGCCAGGTATTCCAGCTCGCGGCGCTGCGGCAGACCGCGCGGGTAGAACGTGCCGCGCCACGGCGGGTAGAGCCAGCCCGAAGTGCCGATGAAGATGCCCGCCATCGCCCGCTCACCTCGCGGTGAACGCGACCGGCAGTTCCAGCAGCCCGCGGTTGCGGAACGACGCACGCCACGGCAGCTGATCCGGCGGCACCGCCAGCGCGAGGTCCGGCAATCGCCGCAGCAGGGTCTCGAACCCGATCTCGGCTTCCATCCGGGCCAGCGGGGCGCCCAGGCAGAAGTGCGGGCCGTTGCCGAACGCCAGGTGCGGGTTGTCGCCGCGGGTCACATCCAGCATGTCCGGGGCGGTGAACACCTCGGGGTCGTGGTGCGCCGAGACCAGCGACAGCAGCACCGTTTCTCCCGCGGGCACGGTGACTCCGCCGATCCGCACGTCCGAGATCGGGAAGCGGCGGATCGCCGTCTGCGGCGGTGGGTCGAAGCGCAGCAGCTCGTCGACCGCGGAGCGCAGCAGCGGCGGGTCGGCGCGCAGCGTGCCCAGCTGGTCGGGGTGCGACAGCAGTACCGCCATGCCGTTGCCCAGCAGGTTCACCGTGTTCTCGTACCCGGCGAAGAGCATCAGGAACGCGGTGGAGGTCAGCTCGTCCTCGGTCAGCCGCTCCTGGTCGCGCTGCGCGAGCAGGTTGCTGATCAGGTCGCCGCCCGGGTCGGCGCGCTTGGCCGCGACGAGCTCCACCAGGAAGCGGTGCAGCGAGTCGAGCGCGTCCGCGGCGGAGCGCCTGCTGCTCGGCGCGAGCATTTCGTCGGTCCACGCGCGGAAATCGGGACGGTCGGTGGTGGGGACTCCGAGCAGTTCGCAGATCACCGCGATCGGCAGCGGTCCCGCGTAGGCCGTCATCAGGTCGGCGTGTCCGGAGTCGGCGAACTCGTCGATCAGTTCTTCGGCGAGTGCGGCGACCTGCGGCCGCAGGTGGTGCACCCGGAACGCCTGCGCGGTGATCCGGCGCAGCCTGGTGTGCCGCGGGGCGTCCATGTTCAGCAGGTTCGCGTCCAGCGCGGGCGGTAGCGCGAAGCCCTGGTAGCCGTCCCGCGCGTGTGCCTTGTCCAGCGACAACCGGGGATCGGCCAGCGCCGCGCGCACGTCCTCGTAGCGGGTCACCAGCCACACCGCGGCGCCGTCCGGGGTGATCGCGCGGTGCACCGAACCCTGCTCGCGCAGCTTCGCGTAGGTCGCGACCGGGGCGGTCACGAAGTCGTCGCCGAGCTCGACCGGTGCCATGCCTCGAATCTACGACAACGGGGCCGGGCCGGGCGGTC from Saccharopolyspora sp. SCSIO 74807 encodes:
- a CDS encoding NAD(P)/FAD-dependent oxidoreductase, producing MASGPQPQSPSLRSVPTGKPRIVIVGGGHAGLNIALRLQKQLADGEARVTLIDPQSHMTYQPFLPEAAAGSIEPRHVVVPLRETLRRSEVLTAQVTCIDHEQRELTATLADGSEEHLTYDVLVVVPGSISRALPIPGLGERGVGFKTIGEAIYLRNHVLSRLDIAASTSDVKLRRRLLTFMFIGGGYAGIEAIAELESMAREAVKHYRSLRPEDMRWIMVEAMDRIMPEVSAPMGEYTRRRLEERGIEVKLNTTAKTLEGGHVVLSDGDEFDADTIAWTAGVKPHPMLEDSDLPRDSKGRVSCTTKLQVSGTHDVFAAGDCAAVPDLTSDDPDALCGPSAQHAVRQANTLADNVLALLRGHELRDYRHRYAGSVAGLGLFQGAAEVYGIKLKGLPAWLLHRVYHLAKIPTASRKLRILGDWLMELPLRRQTVALGELHDPRAEFVRAANTRGLPSEHGRAG
- a CDS encoding UdgX family uracil-DNA binding protein (This protein belongs to the uracil DNA glycosylase superfamily, members of which act in excision repair of DNA. However, it belongs more specifically to UdgX branch, whose founding member was found to bind uracil in DNA (where it does not belong), without cleaving it, appears to promote DNA repair by a pathway involving RecA, rather than base excision.); this translates as MSAEPYVPARARLPGLRKAVQSCAGCALHRDATQAVFGSGSESARLVLVGEQPGDQEDRKGQPFSGPAGGLLDRALERAGIDRDDAYVTNATKHFKFSRQRGKRRIHQKPNRSEVAACWPWLAAELRVVDPDLVVCLGATAAQTLLGTTFRLTRSRGRLVDLPESALAGHRHGPARALATIHPSAVLRADDSETELEGLVNDLRVAAEALAPTSG
- a CDS encoding SDR family oxidoreductase, with protein sequence MRRPYAALNSYSKSLAHACGPHGVRVTAVMPGVIETGAVEASLLHEAETTGRDLDTIRKEFHRRLAAPLGRPGQPEEPQN
- a CDS encoding amino acid adenylation domain-containing protein — its product is MIERFTSIAARFSDAVAVRDSGGAELTYNELYENAQDLADELLRADVDPAGLIAVDIPSGIDSTIAFVAVWLLGGAYLPLARSGPSARNERIIADAAPQAVLTLAGDDSAAPLLCGKYALELRPGSRRPTAGTAYVIYTSGTTGVPKGVPVSQRNLTALFDAVAPWFDVGLADRWLVFHSPAFDFSVWELWGALSTGGTAVIPDGWTVRDPHRCAELIRREGISVLSQTPTAFRELSPELCAGNPGSLRIRYVVFGGERLQAGLLAKFREISPAVLYNMYGITEVTVHATIRRISLNDIECNGQNIGEPLPGFAARVVDEHDQPVTPGNAGELLLSGPQVVAGYLGRPELTAEKFTAASGRVFYRSGDLVRWEDDGLVYVGRNDDQVKIRGHRIELGEVERALQTVPEVSAAVCVALRGDGGTRLACGYLTAGSTELPRRRWRQALADRLPAYMIPEAFTRLETIPRTDNGKIDRAALEQMFRRAPCKPMP
- a CDS encoding acyl carrier protein, producing the protein MQADAMKSDAAKIERSVVEWLRAELDDPEITASDNFLDVGAHSLTFAKLNRFLSDSFGVALEARETYEAPLHEAVANRRSVDRPAHR
- a CDS encoding chlorinating enzyme; its protein translation is MTENLDIDHSLSAADEEFFQRNGYIGPITVYTPEEMDEMWRTVRRQTLDRSHAAYPEDASSGGTNIANYDRHLDIDLLAQHVCNARIVDRVASVLGPDILCWRTEFFPKYPGDEGTDWHQADTFANASGKPQILWPGESEDDFGAGTITVWTAFTESTRENGCLQIIPGSQNKMNYDETKRMDYSESRINAEQKDGIARGFFGYDYRQLQIDPDWTPNESDAFSLVMEKGQCVIFWSTLMHASLPNTSEGKNYRMGFASRYVPTKVRVYPDTDSVQEYGGSIPLENYGAVVARGEDRYGHNRIATRTLRGTPFRTRTAS
- a CDS encoding DMT family transporter is translated as MATPRATAKGRTGGNEAWAARLGRSASAGDLAVVGVAAVWGSSYAVMQAVNATGLSFPNFLALRFAAAALPLLVYAVLARVRLNRRELRHGLLYGALLFTILLLETSGVAYTSAANAGFLITLSVILVPLYSRVFGGVRQRPAIYALSAVALLGCAALTLGSSGAPFAVRPGDGLILAAALVRAYQIFSFGRTSSHRDFNVLSVTLVEVVVVAALSLLVSPLFGPLLTEQVSAITPGVWVLIAYLGVLGTAFAFAAQLFAARRTSATRVAIIMSTEPVFAAFFAIVLRGEGLMLMQIVGGVLIVVAAAFGRLLENRAQEAAA
- a CDS encoding alpha/beta fold hydrolase, translated to MTPAGRLPAVALIPPACCGAGYFRRLRRALGAGVEICGVELPGRGRRYREPALTSAERALRDVQAQVPHSVGVVYGESLGAYIGLALLAERGVGTCLIAASNPAPRTRDDIDLAGIDSLDGAAAILSRLGGGPPAELGQDPAVAAQAHALIRSDLLLSQGFIELTRRLVVDGDVRVLAASEDGGMQQPEAWQRHTRGSCSTVRLTGPHLLSGANPRGVADAVLAVLRER